The Caulifigura coniformis genome includes a region encoding these proteins:
- the arfB gene encoding alternative ribosome rescue aminoacyl-tRNA hydrolase ArfB yields the protein MSSGPEELVITNKVRIPFAEFEFMASRSGGPGGQNVNKVNSRIQLRWNPTASPSIDPDVAERFVKLAGKRMTKEGAILITGQEHRDAPKNKADCLERLAELLRAALVRPRVRKATKPSRGAKERRLKEKRFRSETKQGRQRPASE from the coding sequence ATGTCCAGCGGACCTGAAGAACTGGTGATCACGAACAAGGTCCGCATTCCGTTCGCGGAATTCGAGTTCATGGCTTCGCGGAGCGGGGGGCCGGGCGGGCAGAACGTCAACAAGGTGAATTCGCGGATCCAGTTGCGGTGGAATCCGACGGCCTCGCCGTCGATCGATCCCGACGTGGCGGAACGATTCGTCAAACTGGCCGGCAAGCGGATGACGAAGGAAGGCGCGATCCTGATCACGGGGCAGGAGCATCGCGACGCGCCGAAGAACAAGGCGGACTGCCTGGAGCGTCTGGCCGAACTGCTGCGTGCGGCGCTGGTGAGACCACGGGTGCGGAAGGCGACGAAGCCGTCGCGCGGCGCGAAGGAGCGGCGGCTGAAGGAGAAGCGTTTCCGATCGGAGACGAAGCAGGGGAGGCAGCGGCCGGCGTCGGAGTGA
- a CDS encoding lactate racemase domain-containing protein, whose protein sequence is MIRVRQRFDRPIVTDIDREVHQQLAGLNLQHRVRPGQTVAITAGSRGIANIAQITRAIVAHCVELGLRPFIVPAMGSHGGATAEGQREVLAGYGIVEEFVGAPIRASMDTVIVDTTPQGIPVHFDRLAAEADHVIIAGRIKPHTGFVGEIESGLHKMMLIGLGKAVGAAIYHKAIKDFTFQEIILAVADSVIRKCRVLCGVGIVENAYDETALIAAVPPEAFYEREKALLSQARSWLPRLPFPDVDLLIIDQIGKNVSGTGMDTNVVGRKYNDHAPTELDDARVRRIFIRGLTEMTHGNACGIGLAEFTTRRTVAQIDSEITRVNCVTAGHPTAAMLPVVCETDRDAVEDALSTIGLTPPEHARVVHIHDTLHLETVLVSEVYGKEIKSRTHLEALGGPEPMRFDQQGFLVPLS, encoded by the coding sequence ATGATCCGAGTGCGTCAACGCTTCGACCGACCGATCGTCACCGACATCGACCGCGAAGTCCACCAGCAACTGGCAGGCCTGAATCTCCAGCACCGCGTCCGGCCCGGCCAGACCGTCGCGATCACCGCCGGGAGTCGCGGCATCGCCAACATCGCCCAGATCACCCGGGCGATCGTCGCCCACTGCGTCGAACTCGGGCTCAGGCCATTCATCGTGCCGGCCATGGGAAGCCACGGCGGTGCGACCGCCGAGGGACAGCGCGAAGTGCTCGCAGGTTACGGCATCGTCGAGGAATTTGTCGGTGCGCCGATCAGGGCGTCGATGGATACCGTCATCGTCGACACCACCCCCCAGGGGATCCCCGTCCACTTCGACAGGCTCGCCGCCGAAGCCGACCACGTGATCATCGCCGGTCGCATCAAGCCCCATACCGGCTTCGTCGGCGAAATCGAGTCCGGCCTCCACAAGATGATGCTCATCGGTCTCGGCAAGGCCGTCGGCGCAGCCATCTACCACAAGGCCATCAAGGACTTCACATTCCAGGAGATCATCCTCGCGGTGGCGGACTCCGTCATCCGCAAATGCCGCGTTCTGTGCGGCGTCGGCATCGTCGAAAACGCCTACGACGAAACAGCCCTCATCGCCGCAGTTCCCCCCGAAGCCTTCTACGAACGCGAGAAGGCCCTCTTGAGCCAGGCCCGCAGCTGGCTGCCGCGGCTCCCGTTTCCCGATGTCGACCTGCTGATCATCGACCAGATCGGCAAGAACGTCAGCGGCACCGGCATGGACACCAATGTCGTCGGACGGAAGTACAACGACCACGCCCCCACCGAACTCGACGATGCCCGCGTCCGCCGGATCTTCATCCGCGGACTCACGGAGATGACGCACGGCAACGCCTGCGGGATCGGGCTCGCGGAGTTCACCACCCGGCGAACAGTCGCGCAGATCGACTCCGAGATCACCCGGGTCAATTGCGTCACCGCCGGCCACCCGACCGCCGCGATGCTCCCGGTCGTCTGCGAAACCGACCGTGACGCCGTCGAAGACGCTCTCTCCACCATCGGACTCACGCCGCCCGAACACGCCCGCGTGGTCCACATCCACGACACCCTGCACCTCGAAACTGTCCTCGTCAGCGAGGTTTACGGCAAAGAGATCAAGTCCAGGACTCACCTGGAGGCGCTCGGCGGACCGGAACCGATGAGATTCGACCAGCAGGGCTTTCTGGTTCCTCTTTCCTGA
- a CDS encoding DUF11 domain-containing protein, with amino-acid sequence MSMMLWKTLALGGVIGVGSVVVVQAKRGLDDGAATAGTTKPAEEEFELLDPETGLETSFEGALDAAPPKKLAERAQAEPLAALAAVSPDDNPFGGEPSPAEVAQASAEKVPDDNPFASGTATLADAQEEPASTVTLDEQAGEKFALLDGAAPPTAPEQSEPNPFDPAPAAEPTQPLKKLSPGNDGPVLMTPPADDNPFSQFVRTQTETAESVTAETSTTEVEPGAPQFDAAPAVDAQPPLRTREPAASLPIELPPATLNPEASGFTRERREPAPQVEPAIASPQDAGLAPTPAPGLPEVARENAPGRVRVAEAELPAPGPEVAPDSLPPFPPLNLTGGEATTRSDSPPSDISSIPQSARPLVNEPDSSIPTDRTIPNEAPPTQDSKGGFGIENSFPARPAPDTFNPDESPTARPQQQPANTFPVEQGQPQGSPFDPLPASSIPTSPANSLPANPPASLPTTPAPTTPAPVTPAPAAQPDLSGAAVLDRNVAIGPAQPQLTIVKQAPSEAVVGQDLEYSILVKNIGRSAAHNVVVEDLIPRGSKCTGTIPKAESQLEKKNLIWKLGTLAAGAEQLIRVRITPTDAGEIGSVATVSFSAAVAAKTVIVEPKATLLVTGPRDAVVGEPAQYKFTITNNGPIDLKGVFVRTVLPGQGLTHPGGNDLEYELGDLPRGKSREVSLAMTPSQQGDWSFDSMVTLNGRELSKHQSALHVVGARLTVVRTGPTKRFVGRSATYSNTVSNNSAQTLMNVNVVESLPMGLDPSGQLSKDVRWDPARRTLTWTIPQLAPGQSVDLPCTVTPKTAGALQGQIVARDASGNHAEIATALEVAGFSSLVVDGGHDGRPVAVGDQVSFRFSVKNRGTAAAEQVVAMFDLPQEVEFISAQGPGNAKFERTGQLIVFDPVPNVLVNGELTYDVVVQAKTATSPNAHPRIRVSLNSTQLPADHPLEQEQQLVIYGDDEEMQPVQRVSGTR; translated from the coding sequence ATGTCGATGATGCTTTGGAAAACACTCGCTCTGGGCGGCGTTATTGGCGTCGGCTCGGTCGTCGTCGTGCAGGCGAAGCGCGGCCTCGATGATGGCGCCGCCACCGCCGGAACCACCAAGCCGGCCGAAGAGGAATTCGAGCTTCTCGATCCCGAAACCGGGCTCGAGACTTCCTTCGAAGGGGCCCTCGACGCCGCGCCCCCCAAAAAACTCGCTGAGCGGGCCCAGGCCGAACCCCTCGCGGCGCTCGCCGCCGTCAGCCCTGATGACAATCCCTTTGGCGGCGAGCCATCGCCCGCCGAAGTGGCCCAGGCCTCGGCCGAGAAAGTCCCCGACGACAACCCCTTCGCCTCCGGAACGGCCACTCTCGCGGACGCCCAGGAAGAGCCCGCTTCGACCGTGACGCTCGATGAGCAAGCCGGGGAAAAGTTCGCGCTCCTCGACGGCGCCGCCCCCCCCACCGCTCCCGAACAATCGGAACCGAATCCCTTCGACCCCGCCCCGGCAGCGGAACCGACGCAGCCCCTCAAGAAGCTCTCTCCGGGCAACGACGGCCCGGTCTTGATGACGCCCCCCGCGGACGACAATCCCTTCTCCCAGTTTGTGCGCACGCAAACCGAGACCGCGGAAAGCGTCACCGCCGAAACGTCCACCACCGAAGTCGAACCCGGCGCCCCGCAGTTCGACGCCGCCCCCGCGGTCGACGCTCAGCCGCCGCTCCGAACCCGTGAGCCGGCCGCGTCACTTCCCATCGAATTGCCCCCCGCGACTCTCAACCCGGAAGCCTCCGGCTTCACCCGGGAGCGTCGCGAACCCGCTCCGCAGGTAGAGCCGGCAATCGCCAGCCCGCAGGACGCAGGCCTCGCCCCGACCCCAGCGCCTGGTCTGCCCGAAGTCGCCCGGGAAAATGCCCCGGGCCGTGTCCGCGTGGCCGAAGCCGAGCTTCCCGCCCCCGGCCCCGAAGTGGCGCCGGATTCTCTTCCTCCCTTTCCGCCTCTGAACCTCACTGGCGGCGAGGCGACGACTCGCTCCGACTCCCCCCCGTCCGACATTTCGTCGATCCCTCAATCGGCCAGGCCACTGGTCAACGAACCAGACTCGTCAATCCCCACCGACCGCACGATCCCCAACGAAGCCCCCCCCACCCAGGACAGCAAGGGCGGGTTCGGCATCGAGAATTCGTTCCCCGCACGGCCTGCTCCAGACACGTTCAATCCCGACGAATCTCCGACGGCAAGGCCGCAGCAGCAGCCGGCGAACACCTTCCCTGTCGAACAGGGTCAGCCTCAGGGATCTCCATTTGATCCCCTGCCGGCCTCCTCGATCCCCACGTCGCCAGCGAACTCGCTCCCGGCCAATCCCCCCGCGTCCCTGCCGACGACTCCGGCTCCAACCACTCCCGCCCCGGTCACCCCGGCGCCGGCCGCGCAGCCCGATCTCTCCGGCGCCGCAGTCCTCGATCGAAACGTCGCCATCGGCCCCGCCCAGCCGCAGCTCACGATCGTCAAGCAGGCTCCCAGTGAGGCCGTTGTCGGACAGGACCTCGAATACTCGATCCTCGTCAAGAACATCGGGCGGTCGGCGGCCCACAACGTGGTCGTCGAAGACCTCATCCCCCGCGGCTCCAAGTGCACGGGAACGATTCCCAAGGCCGAATCGCAACTGGAAAAGAAGAACCTGATCTGGAAGCTCGGCACACTCGCCGCCGGCGCCGAACAACTCATCCGCGTCCGCATCACTCCCACGGACGCCGGCGAAATCGGCAGCGTCGCCACCGTCAGCTTCTCCGCGGCCGTCGCGGCCAAAACCGTCATCGTCGAACCGAAGGCCACGCTCCTGGTCACAGGACCGCGGGACGCCGTCGTCGGCGAGCCGGCCCAGTACAAGTTCACCATCACGAACAACGGCCCCATCGACCTCAAGGGCGTCTTCGTCCGGACCGTCCTGCCGGGACAGGGCCTCACCCATCCCGGTGGCAACGATCTTGAGTACGAACTCGGCGACCTCCCCCGCGGCAAGTCCCGGGAAGTCTCGCTGGCGATGACGCCCTCCCAGCAGGGCGACTGGTCCTTCGATTCGATGGTCACTCTGAATGGCCGCGAACTTTCCAAACACCAGTCAGCGCTCCATGTGGTCGGCGCACGGCTGACCGTCGTCCGCACCGGGCCGACAAAACGGTTCGTCGGCCGGTCCGCGACCTACAGCAACACGGTCTCGAACAACTCCGCACAGACACTGATGAACGTCAACGTCGTCGAATCGCTTCCCATGGGACTCGATCCCTCGGGCCAGCTCTCGAAAGACGTCCGCTGGGATCCCGCCCGTCGCACGCTGACCTGGACGATTCCCCAGCTCGCCCCCGGACAATCGGTCGATCTCCCCTGCACCGTCACGCCCAAAACGGCCGGCGCGCTTCAGGGACAGATCGTCGCCCGAGACGCCTCGGGAAATCATGCCGAAATCGCGACGGCCCTCGAAGTCGCCGGCTTCTCGTCACTGGTGGTCGATGGCGGACACGACGGCCGGCCCGTCGCCGTCGGTGACCAGGTCTCCTTCCGGTTCAGCGTCAAGAACCGCGGAACCGCCGCTGCCGAGCAGGTCGTCGCCATGTTCGACCTCCCGCAGGAAGTGGAATTCATCAGCGCCCAGGGTCCCGGCAACGCGAAGTTCGAGCGGACCGGGCAGTTGATCGTGTTCGACCCGGTTCCCAACGTCCTCGTGAACGGCGAACTCACCTACGACGTCGTCGTCCAGGCGAAGACCGCCACCTCCCCGAACGCCCACCCGCGAATCCGCGTCAGCCTGAACAGCACGCAGCTTCCCGCGGACCATCCGCTCGAACAGGAACAGCAGCTCGTGATCTACGGCGACGACGAAGAGATGCAGCCCGTCCAGCGCGTCAGCGGCACGCGGTAA
- the lspA gene encoding signal peptidase II, translating into MIAARPSRLPRVALLSAIILALVGCDQATKVYAVKNLKGQPPQSYLNDTVRIHYVENPGAFLGLGGQLDPRVKFWVLTIPTALILVWVLAFVFTSRSIDRWTFVALAMIAAGGIGNSIDRFRLGGLVIDFLNVGFGTQVWQRTGIFNVADVGITAGFIMLLPYVLKGEPTPAPPPEAPATQ; encoded by the coding sequence ATGATCGCTGCTCGTCCTTCCCGCCTTCCCCGCGTCGCCCTTCTGTCGGCGATCATTCTGGCGTTGGTCGGCTGCGACCAGGCGACGAAGGTTTACGCCGTCAAGAACCTGAAAGGGCAGCCGCCGCAGTCGTATCTCAATGACACTGTGCGGATCCATTACGTCGAGAATCCGGGCGCGTTCCTCGGACTGGGTGGCCAGCTCGACCCCAGGGTCAAGTTCTGGGTGCTGACGATCCCGACGGCCCTCATCCTCGTCTGGGTGCTGGCCTTCGTGTTCACAAGCCGGTCGATCGATCGCTGGACCTTCGTCGCCCTCGCGATGATCGCCGCCGGCGGCATCGGCAATTCCATCGACCGCTTCCGCCTCGGCGGACTGGTGATCGACTTCCTGAACGTCGGCTTCGGAACACAGGTCTGGCAGCGAACCGGAATCTTCAACGTCGCCGACGTCGGAATCACGGCCGGATTCATCATGCTGCTCCCTTATGTGCTCAAAGGGGAGCCGACACCAGCCCCGCCACCGGAAGCGCCGGCGACTCAATGA
- a CDS encoding DUF1559 domain-containing protein has product MPTGCRSAVRGFTLIELLVVIAIIGVLVSLLLPAVQQAREAARMTQSKNNLKQIGLGLHNYLETHRVFPASYLADTRHPSRDPDTFDGPNGFAWGTMLLPFLDQSPLYNQLRTDLPCWDPINATPAATNLAVFMSPSATNSSGPMIVRDGSGTELARFGRAHYVANAGRDEFWGYAIVDARAIADGPLYRNSRTREADVPDGLSNTVFIGEHSIISDKTWVGVVPGASVCTIDPAKFPITACDRAATLVNVHSGPAQAEIDPVTGFAPIHPPNSPLCHVCQMYSPHMGGSHVLLGDGSVRFVSQYIHQPTWAALSSCRDGEVVGEY; this is encoded by the coding sequence ATGCCAACTGGTTGTCGATCCGCTGTGCGCGGATTCACGCTCATCGAGCTTCTCGTGGTGATTGCGATCATCGGGGTTCTGGTCAGCCTGCTGTTGCCGGCCGTCCAGCAGGCCCGCGAGGCCGCCCGCATGACTCAGAGCAAGAACAACCTCAAGCAGATCGGGCTCGGGCTGCACAATTACCTCGAAACGCATCGCGTTTTTCCGGCGTCGTACCTGGCCGACACGCGTCACCCGAGCCGGGATCCGGACACGTTCGATGGTCCGAACGGATTCGCATGGGGAACGATGCTGCTTCCGTTCCTCGACCAGTCGCCACTCTACAACCAGCTCCGCACCGACCTGCCTTGCTGGGATCCGATCAATGCCACTCCGGCCGCGACGAACCTGGCGGTCTTCATGTCGCCCTCGGCGACGAACTCCAGCGGGCCGATGATTGTTCGCGATGGATCGGGCACGGAACTGGCCCGGTTCGGGCGTGCCCACTATGTGGCGAACGCGGGGCGAGACGAGTTCTGGGGGTATGCGATCGTCGATGCCAGGGCGATCGCCGACGGGCCGTTGTATCGAAACTCGCGCACCCGTGAGGCGGATGTGCCGGATGGCCTTTCGAACACGGTATTCATCGGCGAACACAGCATCATCAGCGACAAGACATGGGTGGGCGTCGTACCGGGGGCATCAGTCTGCACGATCGATCCGGCGAAGTTCCCGATTACGGCCTGCGACCGGGCCGCGACTCTCGTCAACGTCCACTCCGGCCCCGCGCAGGCGGAAATCGATCCGGTGACCGGCTTCGCGCCGATCCATCCGCCGAACAGCCCGCTTTGCCACGTGTGCCAGATGTACTCGCCGCACATGGGCGGTTCCCACGTACTGCTGGGGGACGGGAGCGTGCGATTCGTGTCGCAATACATTCATCAGCCGACGTGGGCCGCGCTGTCGAGCTGCCGTGACGGCGAAGTCGTGGGTGAATACTGA
- a CDS encoding lysophospholipid acyltransferase family protein: MKFREDIQHRAVYLAFRVVLCAFQMLSVRRAAQGARLFAWLMTRVVPKKISRADVAEENLRRAFGEEMPASEVQRIISGMWQHLFRLLVEWSQLPRKMDLTNCREVVVFRQRQQVLKALCSGRPVFILGGHFGNWEVSMATFGFFGFPMGVIAREMDNPYLHDWFVRSRQQFGHKLLLKDGGWGDMVSAAGAGGNLGILCDQDAGRRGVFVDFFGSPASTFKSIALMAMEFKAILVMGYGIRLPDDFENARWSQFEIGCEEVIDPLEYTGADAVKQVTQRFTSALERAIRRAPEQYFWVHRRWKTDSVTKKKAVKIAERKAA, from the coding sequence GTGAAGTTCAGGGAGGACATCCAGCACCGGGCCGTTTATCTGGCGTTTCGCGTCGTCCTGTGCGCGTTCCAGATGCTGTCGGTTCGTCGCGCGGCCCAGGGGGCGCGGCTGTTCGCCTGGCTGATGACCCGCGTCGTCCCGAAAAAGATCTCCCGGGCGGACGTGGCGGAGGAAAACCTTCGCCGGGCCTTCGGTGAGGAGATGCCCGCGAGCGAGGTGCAGCGGATCATCAGTGGGATGTGGCAACACCTGTTTCGCCTGCTGGTGGAGTGGTCGCAGCTTCCACGGAAGATGGACCTGACCAACTGTCGGGAAGTCGTCGTGTTTCGCCAGCGCCAGCAGGTGCTGAAGGCGCTGTGCAGCGGCCGGCCGGTGTTCATCCTGGGGGGGCACTTTGGCAACTGGGAAGTGTCGATGGCGACGTTTGGCTTCTTCGGATTTCCGATGGGGGTCATCGCCCGCGAGATGGACAATCCGTACCTGCACGACTGGTTTGTCCGCTCGCGTCAGCAGTTCGGCCACAAGCTGCTGCTGAAGGATGGGGGTTGGGGAGACATGGTGTCCGCGGCCGGGGCGGGGGGAAACCTTGGCATTCTGTGCGACCAGGATGCTGGCCGGCGGGGCGTGTTCGTCGATTTCTTCGGGAGCCCGGCGTCGACGTTCAAATCGATCGCCCTGATGGCGATGGAGTTCAAGGCGATCCTGGTGATGGGTTACGGCATCCGCCTGCCGGACGACTTCGAGAACGCGCGGTGGTCGCAGTTCGAGATCGGGTGCGAGGAGGTCATCGACCCCCTGGAGTACACCGGGGCGGACGCGGTGAAGCAGGTCACGCAGCGGTTTACGTCGGCGCTGGAGCGGGCGATCCGGCGGGCTCCGGAGCAGTATTTCTGGGTGCACCGGCGGTGGAAGACGGATTCGGTGACGAAGAAGAAGGCGGTCAAGATCGCGGAGCGGAAGGCTGCGTAG
- a CDS encoding non-heme iron oxygenase ferredoxin subunit, which produces MSTWTRAAAIDEVPVGGRLVVEVDDIPALLLRDAERYYCIEDLCTHDGQPLTDGEFQNGCITCPRHGARFDVATGEAKCMPATEPVRTFPVEVRADGVYIADS; this is translated from the coding sequence ATGAGTACGTGGACGCGGGCTGCCGCGATCGATGAAGTTCCCGTCGGAGGCCGCCTGGTCGTCGAAGTCGACGACATTCCGGCCCTGCTCCTTCGCGATGCCGAGCGGTATTATTGCATCGAGGACCTCTGCACCCACGATGGCCAGCCGCTCACGGATGGAGAGTTTCAGAACGGCTGCATCACCTGCCCGCGGCATGGCGCCCGCTTCGACGTGGCCACCGGCGAAGCCAAATGCATGCCCGCGACCGAACCGGTCCGCACCTTTCCCGTCGAGGTTCGGGCGGACGGCGTTTACATCGCAGATTCCTGA